The Solibacillus sp. FSL W7-1436 genome window below encodes:
- a CDS encoding ABC transporter ATP-binding protein translates to MTTIIQTTNLSKSYGKTQVLKNIDLTIKQGEFTAIMGPSGSGKTTLMNTLSTIDSFDGGDIWIEGKSLLDMKKKALRDFRQKRMGFIFQDYNLLDTLTVKENILLPLSLQKTPVAEMEMRLEKIVEALNIEAILTQYPSEISGGQKQRTAAARAIITNPAIVFADEPTGALDSRSATQLLEQIQLLNQTFQTTVLMITHDPYAASYCQRVIFLRDGKFVNEMFKGEQSEKEFFDRILTIQSAIGSDKR, encoded by the coding sequence ATGACTACAATTATACAAACAACAAACTTATCGAAATCTTACGGAAAAACACAGGTCTTAAAAAATATTGATTTGACCATTAAACAAGGGGAGTTCACTGCGATTATGGGACCATCCGGCTCGGGGAAGACGACATTGATGAATACTTTGTCGACGATTGATTCCTTTGACGGCGGTGACATTTGGATCGAGGGGAAATCCCTGTTAGATATGAAAAAGAAAGCTTTACGGGATTTTCGCCAAAAGCGAATGGGGTTTATTTTTCAGGATTACAACTTGCTGGATACGTTAACGGTGAAAGAAAATATTCTATTGCCTCTTTCGTTACAAAAAACACCTGTCGCTGAAATGGAGATGCGATTAGAGAAAATCGTAGAAGCATTAAATATCGAAGCAATCTTAACCCAATATCCTTCTGAAATTTCCGGAGGGCAAAAGCAGCGGACGGCAGCAGCGCGGGCGATCATTACAAACCCTGCCATCGTGTTTGCCGATGAGCCAACAGGTGCGCTCGATTCAAGGTCTGCCACTCAACTCCTTGAACAAATTCAATTGCTTAATCAAACCTTTCAGACAACGGTTTTGATGATTACCCATGATCCCTATGCAGCGAGCTACTGCCAGCGTGTTATTTTTCTGCGGGATGGAAAATTCGTGAACGAAATGTTTAAAGGAGAACAATCGGAAAAAGAGTTCTTTGACAGAATCCTCACAATCCAGAGTGCGATAGGGAGTGACAAACGATGA
- a CDS encoding 5-oxoprolinase subunit C family protein, with translation MSIQVLHPGLLTTIQDLGRFGSQKFGVIVSGAMDPISLRIANLLVGNDEGEGALEITLLGTTLQFDTDELVAITGGDLQPTIDGEKAPMWRPILIRKGSVLKFKSAINGCRAYVAFAGGILVPEVMGSKSTYLRAAIGGLQGRALQKGDVLDSGDSNPISRAFIHQLEKMTTHFNWSVDYTELISFDKTQTIRVLHGAEFERFDTDSQQAFFSKPYKLTTQADRMGYRLDGESLSLSEKFELLSEGVTYGTIQVPSNGQPIILMADRQTTGGYPKIGQVVSVDLPCLAQMQPNSNIQFKKFSLEEAELELIKQEQLLRKLAIGIQLKALHK, from the coding sequence ATGAGCATTCAAGTACTTCATCCTGGATTATTGACTACCATTCAAGATTTAGGGAGATTCGGTTCACAAAAGTTTGGCGTCATCGTAAGTGGCGCAATGGATCCGATTTCTCTTAGAATTGCAAATTTACTTGTCGGAAATGATGAAGGCGAAGGAGCACTTGAAATCACACTTTTAGGGACAACGCTCCAATTTGACACGGATGAGTTGGTTGCCATTACCGGCGGAGACCTACAGCCTACGATTGATGGTGAAAAAGCTCCTATGTGGAGACCTATCCTGATTCGAAAAGGATCTGTTTTAAAATTTAAGTCCGCAATTAATGGGTGTAGGGCTTATGTGGCATTCGCCGGGGGAATTTTGGTCCCTGAAGTTATGGGAAGTAAAAGCACTTATTTGCGTGCAGCTATTGGAGGGCTTCAAGGCAGAGCATTACAAAAAGGAGATGTATTGGACAGCGGAGACTCCAATCCAATCAGTCGGGCATTCATTCATCAGCTCGAAAAAATGACGACTCACTTTAATTGGTCTGTCGACTATACAGAGTTAATATCATTCGATAAAACACAAACGATCAGGGTGTTACATGGTGCTGAGTTTGAGCGTTTCGATACTGATAGCCAACAAGCATTTTTCTCGAAGCCCTATAAATTAACGACGCAAGCTGATCGAATGGGCTATCGGTTGGATGGCGAATCACTCAGCCTGTCAGAGAAATTTGAATTATTATCTGAAGGCGTTACGTACGGTACGATTCAAGTCCCCTCAAACGGACAACCTATTATTCTGATGGCTGATCGACAAACGACAGGAGGATATCCAAAAATCGGTCAAGTAGTTTCCGTTGATCTCCCTTGTTTAGCACAGATGCAGCCAAACTCTAACATTCAATTCAAGAAGTTTTCCCTTGAAGAGGCAGAATTAGAATTAATCAAACAAGAGCAGCTGCTGCGTAAATTAGCAATAGGCATTCAGTTAAAAGCACTTCATAAATGA
- a CDS encoding DMT family transporter, producing MFKKSTVALIALILIWGASWPINKIAVPYSPPLLYAGQRALLGGILLTVIIWKTRGKINWRENWQKYCIGAFFNTILFFGLQTAGLLYLPSGLFSVLVYFQPILLGLFAWLLLGESLSPVKIFALFLGFVGVAVVSVDGLTVHVSVIGVTLGLLTAVSWAFGVIYVKKISNEVDAYWMVALQCILGGAFLLGTGSVFESWSAIEWNWHYLSGLGFGATIGIPLAYILYYSLVNAGEASKVGSYTFLIPIVAVLLGVLFLGETVTYTLVIGMLLVAISIYFVNFQYKVKNNSISKD from the coding sequence GTGTTTAAAAAATCGACTGTTGCACTTATTGCCCTCATCTTAATCTGGGGAGCGAGCTGGCCAATCAATAAAATAGCAGTACCCTACTCACCGCCATTGCTTTATGCTGGACAACGTGCGCTTTTAGGAGGCATCCTGCTAACTGTTATCATTTGGAAGACTAGGGGAAAAATCAATTGGCGGGAAAACTGGCAAAAGTATTGTATTGGGGCTTTCTTTAATACGATCCTGTTTTTCGGACTTCAGACGGCGGGATTGCTCTATTTACCGAGTGGCTTGTTTTCCGTTCTTGTTTATTTTCAACCGATTTTACTTGGTCTTTTCGCTTGGCTATTACTCGGTGAATCTTTATCACCGGTCAAAATCTTCGCCTTGTTTCTAGGGTTTGTAGGGGTAGCGGTCGTTAGTGTGGATGGTCTGACAGTCCATGTTTCAGTAATCGGCGTTACGCTCGGTCTACTAACTGCTGTAAGTTGGGCATTCGGAGTAATTTACGTAAAGAAAATAAGCAATGAAGTAGATGCGTATTGGATGGTAGCGCTTCAATGTATCCTTGGCGGGGCTTTTCTTTTAGGTACCGGCTCGGTGTTTGAAAGTTGGTCTGCCATCGAATGGAATTGGCATTATCTATCAGGGCTCGGCTTTGGCGCGACCATCGGCATTCCATTAGCCTACATCCTTTACTACAGTCTAGTTAACGCTGGTGAGGCAAGCAAAGTTGGTTCCTATACGTTTCTCATTCCGATTGTCGCGGTTCTTCTCGGAGTGCTTTTCTTAGGAGAAACGGTGACCTATACACTTGTTATCGGGATGCTGCTAGTAGCCATAAGCATTTATTTTGTGAATTTCCAGTATAAAGTGAAAAACAATAGTATCAGTAAGGATTAA
- the pxpB gene encoding 5-oxoprolinase subunit PxpB, giving the protein MAVQKINAYIRPLGDSALVIQLGDGISLAVHEKVKNLCNLLEKEPFTGLIESVPSYNSLTIYYNPFAVFLSNTDKEFASPYKKVSAFILSLLDQLETSATSEERLITIPVVYGGEFGPDLEYVASYHGISVEDVIQIHSSNEYLVYMIGFAPGFPFMGGMDERIATPRKDSPRLAIAPGSVGIAGKQTGIYPLETPGGWQIIGRTPLDLFLPELSPPTLLQAGDKIRYVPITLEEYAVYKEMKQ; this is encoded by the coding sequence ATGGCCGTTCAGAAAATCAATGCATACATAAGGCCCTTAGGGGATTCTGCGCTCGTCATTCAGTTAGGTGATGGAATCAGCCTTGCCGTCCATGAAAAAGTAAAGAATCTTTGCAATCTATTAGAAAAAGAGCCGTTTACAGGATTGATTGAATCGGTTCCTTCTTACAATAGCCTGACAATTTATTACAATCCTTTTGCCGTCTTTTTATCCAACACGGATAAAGAATTCGCAAGTCCCTATAAAAAAGTAAGTGCGTTTATCTTATCGCTGCTAGATCAATTAGAAACAAGTGCAACATCCGAAGAGCGGCTAATAACAATCCCAGTCGTGTACGGAGGCGAGTTTGGTCCGGATTTGGAATATGTAGCAAGTTATCACGGCATTTCTGTTGAAGATGTGATTCAAATTCATTCGTCAAATGAGTACTTAGTTTATATGATCGGCTTTGCCCCTGGATTTCCGTTTATGGGCGGGATGGATGAAAGAATTGCAACACCACGTAAGGATTCACCGCGTCTCGCCATCGCACCAGGTTCTGTAGGAATTGCTGGTAAACAGACAGGCATCTATCCGCTGGAAACTCCCGGAGGATGGCAAATTATCGGCAGAACTCCGCTTGATTTGTTTCTTCCGGAACTTTCACCGCCAACACTGTTACAGGCTGGAGATAAAATCCGCTATGTACCGATAACGCTTGAAGAGTATGCTGTCTATAAGGAGATGAAACAATGA
- a CDS encoding putative hydro-lyase produces MVNYEMLEPEEIRELIRKQEITGPTAGMSKGNTQANLVILKKEYAFDFLLFCQRNPKSCPLLDVTEPGSYIPAMIAGNADIRKDIPKYRIYRDGVFTEEVADITEYWEDDMVGFLIGCSFTFETPLLESGIPIRHIEENCNVPMYKTNILCNKAGMFEGPTVVSMRPMTPEDAIRAVQITSRFPAVHGAPIHIGDPSQIGIMDISKPDFGDAVPFKQGEVPVFWACGVTPQAVAMESKPSIMITHSPGHMFISDIKDEAFSVL; encoded by the coding sequence ATGGTGAACTATGAAATGTTAGAGCCGGAAGAAATAAGAGAGTTGATAAGAAAGCAAGAGATTACTGGTCCGACGGCAGGAATGTCAAAAGGGAATACACAAGCGAACTTGGTTATTTTAAAAAAGGAATATGCCTTTGACTTTTTGCTTTTCTGTCAACGGAATCCGAAGTCATGCCCTTTACTCGACGTGACGGAGCCTGGTTCATATATACCTGCCATGATTGCCGGAAATGCAGATATCCGTAAAGATATCCCGAAATATCGTATTTACCGGGATGGTGTTTTTACAGAGGAAGTCGCAGATATTACGGAGTACTGGGAAGACGATATGGTTGGCTTCTTGATAGGTTGCAGCTTTACATTTGAAACCCCACTCCTTGAGAGCGGTATTCCGATTAGACATATCGAGGAAAACTGTAATGTGCCGATGTACAAAACGAACATTCTTTGTAATAAAGCAGGCATGTTCGAGGGGCCGACAGTCGTGAGTATGCGACCAATGACGCCAGAGGATGCCATCCGAGCTGTCCAAATTACGTCACGATTCCCGGCAGTGCACGGAGCACCAATACATATTGGGGATCCTAGCCAAATTGGCATCATGGATATATCAAAACCTGATTTTGGTGATGCTGTCCCATTTAAACAGGGGGAGGTTCCGGTATTTTGGGCTTGTGGTGTGACGCCTCAAGCGGTTGCGATGGAAAGTAAACCATCGATTATGATTACTCATTCACCAGGACATATGTTCATCAGTGATATAAAGGATGAAGCATTCAGTGTGTTATAA
- a CDS encoding NRAMP family divalent metal transporter, with translation MKNPKTDATQKDGNVKGKKKVSRSVLLGAAFLMATSSIGPGFLTQTTVFTQQLAASFAFVILVSLLLDIFSQMNIWRIIAVSGLRGQEIANKVLPGLGVVLAILIVIGGLAFNIGNVAGAGLGLNAMLGWDPITGAIVSAILAVFIFVVKEAGKAMDKVTQGAGIVMILLMLYVAFTTSPPVGEAIVNTFKPEQISIFAIVTLVGGTVGGYITFAGGHRLLDAGIKGVESLPEVTKSSVTGILVTGVMRVALFLAVLGVVSKGLAIDPANPPASVFQLAAGDIGYRMFGVIMWAAAVTSVVGAAYTSVSFIRTFHPLIEKFQNWVIIAFIVISTVTFAFIGKPVTILLIVGALNAFILPIGLGTLLIAAHKKNIVGTYKHPIWLTVTGAFVVVIMGYLSVVTLIEQVPLVFK, from the coding sequence ATGAAAAATCCTAAAACTGATGCTACACAAAAAGATGGCAATGTTAAGGGGAAAAAGAAGGTAAGTAGAAGTGTGTTACTTGGAGCTGCCTTTTTAATGGCCACTTCATCGATTGGTCCTGGCTTCTTGACACAAACTACTGTATTTACACAGCAATTGGCTGCAAGTTTTGCCTTTGTTATTTTAGTTTCCTTACTACTAGATATCTTTTCACAAATGAATATTTGGAGAATCATTGCCGTTTCCGGATTGCGTGGACAAGAAATTGCCAACAAGGTGTTACCTGGACTCGGAGTTGTTTTGGCAATACTTATCGTAATTGGCGGTTTGGCATTTAATATCGGAAACGTAGCTGGCGCAGGTTTGGGTTTGAATGCCATGCTTGGTTGGGATCCGATTACGGGTGCTATTGTTAGTGCGATTTTAGCAGTTTTTATATTTGTCGTGAAAGAAGCAGGTAAAGCGATGGACAAAGTCACACAAGGTGCAGGGATTGTAATGATTCTCCTCATGCTGTACGTGGCATTTACTACATCGCCGCCGGTTGGAGAGGCGATTGTAAATACGTTTAAACCGGAGCAAATCAGTATATTCGCTATTGTTACACTTGTTGGTGGAACGGTAGGAGGATATATTACGTTTGCAGGCGGACACCGTCTATTAGACGCAGGTATTAAAGGTGTTGAATCATTGCCGGAAGTTACGAAAAGCTCTGTTACAGGAATTCTTGTTACCGGTGTTATGCGTGTGGCATTATTCTTGGCCGTACTTGGAGTAGTATCAAAAGGACTAGCGATCGATCCAGCGAATCCGCCAGCTTCAGTATTCCAGCTAGCTGCAGGTGACATTGGTTACCGTATGTTTGGTGTAATTATGTGGGCTGCGGCGGTAACATCTGTTGTAGGTGCTGCCTATACGTCGGTTTCATTTATCCGAACGTTTCACCCTCTTATTGAGAAGTTCCAGAATTGGGTGATCATTGCGTTTATCGTTATTTCAACAGTAACGTTTGCTTTTATTGGAAAGCCGGTAACAATCTTGCTTATTGTAGGAGCATTGAATGCCTTCATTTTGCCAATCGGTTTAGGTACATTATTAATTGCTGCACATAAGAAAAATATTGTTGGTACATATAAACATCCGATATGGTTGACGGTTACGGGTGCTTTTGTCGTGGTGATCATGGGTTATTTAAGTGTCGTGACTTTGATTGAACAAGTACCATTGGTTTTTAAATAA
- a CDS encoding LamB/YcsF family protein, with product MFQVDLNCDLGESFGRYQLGEQEEILKYVTSANIACGFHGGDPSVMRETVKMAIANGVKIGAHPGLPDLNGFGRREMAITPQEGYDMVVYQIGALQGFLMTFNEKMQHVKPHGALYNMAAKDPKLAEAIAQAVYDVSPSLILFGLSGSELTKAGEKIGLRTAHEVFADRTYQADGSLTSRSQKNAMITDQEQSVAQIVKMVTEGVVISEQKTEVPLRADTICIHGDGAHALAFAKYINETLKKNNITVDAICKLEVKNEKS from the coding sequence ATGTTTCAAGTAGATTTGAATTGTGATTTAGGGGAGAGTTTTGGTCGCTATCAACTTGGCGAGCAGGAGGAAATTTTGAAATATGTTACATCTGCAAATATCGCCTGCGGTTTTCATGGCGGAGATCCGAGCGTGATGAGAGAAACTGTAAAGATGGCCATTGCCAATGGTGTGAAAATTGGTGCGCATCCTGGTTTGCCGGATTTGAATGGATTCGGGCGAAGAGAAATGGCGATTACTCCTCAAGAAGGATATGACATGGTCGTCTATCAAATTGGGGCATTACAAGGATTTTTAATGACGTTCAATGAAAAAATGCAGCATGTAAAACCCCACGGTGCGCTGTACAATATGGCGGCAAAGGATCCAAAACTTGCCGAAGCGATTGCACAAGCAGTATATGATGTATCCCCATCCTTGATATTATTTGGGCTTTCCGGGAGTGAATTGACGAAGGCAGGAGAGAAGATTGGTTTACGAACAGCACATGAGGTATTTGCAGATCGCACGTATCAAGCAGACGGGTCGTTGACTTCTCGATCTCAAAAGAACGCGATGATTACAGATCAAGAACAATCTGTTGCGCAAATTGTAAAAATGGTGACAGAAGGGGTCGTAATTTCTGAGCAAAAAACAGAAGTTCCGCTGCGAGCAGATACCATTTGTATTCATGGTGACGGTGCACATGCACTGGCCTTTGCAAAATATATAAACGAAACATTGAAAAAGAACAATATTACTGTAGATGCAATCTGTAAGTTGGAGGTTAAAAATGAAAAATCCTAA